A window of the Thiomicrospira microaerophila genome harbors these coding sequences:
- a CDS encoding ribose-phosphate pyrophosphokinase, translated as MAKKNVMIFAGNANVTLAENISLYLDQPLGKANVGRFSDGEIMVEITESVRGRDVYVLQPTCTPEPAVNLMEMLVMIDALKRASAKRITAVVPYYGFARQDRRPHSARVPITARLAADMITVAGADRMITVDLHSDQIQGFFDIPVDNIYASPVLVEDMEKVLDISNATVVSPDVGGVVRARAVAKALNAELAIIDKRRPKANVSQVMHVIGDVKDRDCIIVDDMVDTAGTLCKAAAALIENGARSVTAYVTHAVLSGPAVENIRKSVLKELVVTDTIPQSVDAMECDKIRQVTMANILGETIRRVNNEESVTALMPEV; from the coding sequence ATGGCTAAGAAAAATGTCATGATATTTGCGGGAAATGCAAATGTCACTCTTGCAGAGAACATATCCCTGTATCTTGATCAGCCCCTCGGAAAAGCAAACGTTGGCCGTTTTAGTGACGGCGAAATTATGGTAGAGATCACTGAGTCTGTTCGTGGTCGTGACGTGTATGTTTTGCAACCCACCTGTACACCTGAGCCTGCAGTAAATCTGATGGAAATGTTGGTAATGATCGATGCATTAAAGCGTGCTTCAGCTAAGCGTATTACTGCTGTAGTGCCTTACTATGGTTTTGCACGCCAGGATCGTCGACCTCATTCAGCGCGGGTACCGATTACGGCACGTCTAGCGGCTGATATGATTACGGTAGCGGGGGCAGATCGTATGATTACGGTTGATTTGCACTCTGATCAAATTCAGGGCTTTTTCGATATTCCTGTTGATAACATCTATGCCTCACCCGTTCTAGTAGAAGATATGGAAAAGGTGCTTGATATTTCAAACGCGACCGTAGTTTCACCGGACGTTGGTGGGGTTGTGCGTGCCCGTGCTGTGGCTAAAGCACTTAATGCTGAATTAGCTATTATTGACAAACGCCGGCCAAAGGCCAATGTTTCTCAGGTAATGCACGTTATTGGTGATGTAAAAGATCGTGACTGCATTATTGTTGATGACATGGTCGATACCGCAGGTACTTTATGTAAAGCGGCTGCCGCTTTGATTGAAAATGGTGCTAGAAGCGTTACCGCCTATGTTACGCATGCGGTTTTATCTGGTCCTGCGGTTGAGAATATTCGTAAATCAGTATTAAAAGAACTGGTTGTTACTGATACGATCCCTCAGTCAGTTGATGCGATGGAGTGTGATAAGATTCGTCAGGTAACTATGGCGAATATTCTAGGTGAGACGATACGTCGTGTGAATAATGAAGAGTCTGTAACGGCACTCATGCCAGAAGTTTAA
- a CDS encoding 50S ribosomal protein L25/general stress protein Ctc, which translates to MSEVWTAEARGAEGKGASRRLRHAGKVPGIIYGANKDAISVTFDANFVKKALVNIDAYNSVLTVDVKGGDQERVVIKDMQRHPARADVMHLDLQRVNDDSRITKHVPIKFVGAAKAPGVKLGGMMTFFQKTVELRCAAKDLPKAVEIDVSAMEAGENLRLSDLKMPEGVQVVALLHGNSDYDQAVVGIGKVRR; encoded by the coding sequence ATGAGTGAAGTTTGGACAGCAGAAGCCCGTGGGGCTGAGGGGAAAGGTGCGAGCCGCCGCCTTCGTCATGCGGGTAAAGTACCGGGAATTATCTACGGTGCGAACAAAGATGCAATTTCAGTAACCTTTGATGCAAACTTTGTAAAAAAAGCCCTAGTTAATATTGATGCTTATAACTCAGTGTTAACTGTAGATGTTAAAGGTGGCGATCAAGAGCGTGTTGTAATCAAAGACATGCAGCGTCATCCGGCACGTGCAGATGTTATGCATTTAGATCTTCAACGTGTTAATGATGATTCGCGTATTACCAAGCATGTGCCCATTAAGTTTGTAGGTGCGGCTAAAGCACCGGGTGTGAAGTTGGGTGGTATGATGACCTTCTTCCAGAAAACTGTTGAATTGCGTTGTGCAGCTAAAGATTTACCTAAAGCAGTAGAAATTGATGTTTCTGCTATGGAAGCAGGTGAAAACTTACGTTTATCTGACTTGAAAATGCCTGAAGGCGTTCAAGTGGTTGCATTGTTGCATGGTAACTCTGATTATGACCAAGCTGTGGTCGGTATCGGTAAAGTAAGACGCTAA
- the pth gene encoding aminoacyl-tRNA hydrolase, translating to MSSVQLIVGLGNPGEQYEQTRHNAGFWFVEEIARQYQAVFRPEAKFFGELAKIQVGQYQAWLLKPATFMNRSGQSIQALAKFYRLAPDQILVAHDELDLPVGVAKLKTGGGHGGHNGLRDTIAALGTPNFHRLRLGIDHPGDRHQVVNYVLKAPAKIERESIDEAIYQSARVLSEVLNGDWAKAMNQLHTKPVK from the coding sequence ATGTCTTCTGTTCAGCTTATTGTCGGTCTAGGTAATCCTGGCGAACAATACGAGCAGACCCGACATAACGCGGGTTTTTGGTTTGTGGAGGAAATTGCGCGTCAGTACCAAGCGGTGTTTCGTCCAGAGGCCAAATTTTTTGGTGAGCTTGCTAAAATTCAAGTTGGTCAGTACCAGGCCTGGTTGTTAAAACCGGCAACCTTTATGAATCGGTCGGGTCAATCCATTCAGGCTCTAGCTAAATTTTATCGGCTTGCTCCAGATCAAATTTTGGTTGCGCATGATGAGCTAGATCTGCCTGTCGGGGTTGCTAAACTAAAAACCGGCGGCGGGCATGGTGGGCATAATGGTTTGCGTGATACCATTGCCGCACTGGGCACTCCTAATTTTCATCGTTTACGTTTGGGTATAGATCATCCAGGTGATCGCCATCAAGTAGTTAATTATGTTCTTAAAGCGCCTGCTAAAATCGAACGAGAATCAATAGATGAAGCGATATATCAGTCAGCACGAGTTCTGTCCGAGGTTTTAAATGGGGATTGGGCTAAGGCGATGAATCAGCTTCATACCAAACCTGTCAAATAA
- the ychF gene encoding redox-regulated ATPase YchF, protein MGIKCGIVGLPNVGKSTLFNALTNAGIEAQNYPFCTIEPNVGIVPVPDIRQDKLAEIVKPQRIMPATMEFVDIAGLVEGASKGEGLGNKFLANIRETDAIAQVVRCFENDDIVHVAGKISPLDDIDVINTELVLADMESIDKAILKVQKVAKSGNKEAVARLAVLQKVSAEIAEGKLVRNVDLSPEEKAELYDLHLLTIKPMMYIANVNEDGFDDNPYLEAVEKLAEEQGAVVVPVCAAIESEIAELDDEDKMDFLQGMGLEEPGLNRVIRAGYKLLGLQTYFTAGVQEVRAWTVKVGATAPQAAGVIHTDFEKGFIRAEVTAYEDYVQYKGEQGAKEVGKLRLEGKEYIVQDGDVMHFRFNV, encoded by the coding sequence ATGGGAATTAAATGTGGCATTGTTGGCTTGCCAAATGTAGGGAAATCTACGCTTTTTAATGCATTGACGAATGCAGGCATTGAGGCTCAAAACTATCCTTTTTGCACTATTGAACCTAATGTTGGCATCGTGCCTGTACCGGACATTCGACAAGATAAATTAGCTGAGATTGTAAAGCCTCAGCGAATTATGCCGGCAACAATGGAGTTTGTTGATATTGCCGGATTGGTAGAAGGCGCGTCAAAAGGCGAAGGCTTGGGTAATAAGTTTTTGGCAAACATCCGTGAAACAGACGCGATTGCTCAGGTTGTGCGTTGTTTCGAAAACGATGATATTGTTCATGTTGCAGGTAAGATTTCTCCGTTGGATGATATTGATGTGATTAATACCGAGCTGGTATTAGCAGATATGGAGTCGATTGATAAAGCGATTCTAAAGGTACAGAAGGTTGCTAAAAGTGGCAATAAAGAGGCGGTTGCGCGTTTAGCTGTGCTGCAAAAAGTGTCGGCTGAAATTGCAGAAGGCAAGTTGGTGCGTAATGTAGACTTATCTCCGGAAGAGAAGGCTGAGCTTTATGATTTACATTTATTAACCATCAAACCGATGATGTATATTGCCAATGTTAATGAAGACGGTTTTGACGATAATCCTTATTTGGAGGCCGTTGAAAAGCTTGCTGAAGAGCAAGGTGCGGTTGTAGTCCCTGTTTGTGCAGCGATTGAATCTGAAATTGCCGAGCTAGATGATGAGGATAAAATGGATTTTCTTCAAGGGATGGGGCTTGAGGAACCAGGTTTAAATCGCGTTATTCGTGCTGGGTATAAATTATTAGGCTTACAAACCTACTTTACCGCCGGTGTACAAGAGGTACGGGCTTGGACGGTTAAAGTCGGTGCTACAGCACCCCAGGCCGCCGGAGTCATACACACTGACTTTGAAAAAGGTTTTATTCGTGCCGAAGTCACTGCTTATGAGGATTATGTGCAATACAAAGGTGAGCAGGGCGCCAAGGAAGTAGGCAAGTTAAGGCTTGAAGGTAAAGAATATATTGTGCAGGATGGCGATGTGATGCACTTTAGATTCAATGTCTAA
- a CDS encoding GNAT family N-acetyltransferase, with protein sequence MILFTELETSDKHAFKHFVRQQKLSLPNQNERAFIVKNQQKIIGLARIQGFGSQAWLRGLYIEPEARSKGYGTGLVKFIITQLTSGYCVGFIEPKRHLFYQKLGFIPWQAEQLEPDLNQKYQHYLKSKPSLMAWAHKSPTN encoded by the coding sequence ATGATACTGTTCACAGAATTAGAAACTTCAGACAAACACGCATTTAAACACTTTGTTAGACAACAAAAACTCTCATTACCAAATCAAAATGAGCGTGCATTTATTGTTAAAAACCAGCAGAAGATCATCGGACTGGCGAGAATACAAGGATTTGGTAGCCAGGCCTGGTTACGCGGACTCTATATTGAACCTGAAGCTCGTAGCAAAGGATATGGAACAGGCTTAGTTAAATTTATAATTACGCAGCTTACAAGCGGCTATTGTGTAGGATTTATAGAACCTAAACGCCATTTATTTTATCAAAAACTCGGCTTTATACCTTGGCAAGCAGAACAGCTAGAACCAGACTTAAACCAGAAGTACCAACACTATCTTAAATCCAAACCAAGCTTAATGGCCTGGGCTCACAAGAGCCCAACAAATTAG
- a CDS encoding tRNA-uridine aminocarboxypropyltransferase, translating to MTNPKQKRVSCATCQRPLKTCICHLITQVAPCLEIAILQHPSEVSQSKGTAWLAHQCLIGSQLFIGERLENLPGLENWLAQGSVFLLYPVAPNDFVESFDAHRLLVNCGGTNQAKPKVLVLDGTWRKTYRILQSNPSLQVLPRVLLTAELKGRYRIRKSSKSASLSTLEAIYALLMEVDPDGDYQVLINSFDGLMDLLESFTLK from the coding sequence ATGACCAATCCTAAGCAAAAGAGGGTAAGTTGCGCAACGTGTCAACGGCCATTAAAAACGTGTATTTGTCATTTGATTACCCAGGTTGCTCCTTGTCTAGAGATAGCTATTTTACAACATCCTTCTGAGGTCAGTCAGTCAAAAGGCACGGCCTGGTTGGCGCATCAATGTTTGATTGGCAGCCAGTTATTTATAGGTGAACGGCTTGAGAACTTGCCGGGTTTAGAGAACTGGCTGGCGCAGGGCTCAGTATTTTTGCTCTACCCTGTTGCTCCAAACGACTTTGTTGAGTCGTTTGATGCGCATCGCTTATTGGTCAATTGCGGCGGTACAAATCAAGCTAAACCTAAGGTTCTTGTATTAGATGGTACCTGGCGGAAAACCTACAGAATCCTGCAATCTAATCCAAGTTTACAGGTTTTGCCAAGAGTGTTGCTTACTGCTGAATTAAAAGGGCGGTACCGGATTCGTAAATCTTCAAAGTCAGCTAGTCTTTCGACATTAGAAGCCATTTATGCATTGTTAATGGAGGTTGATCCTGATGGAGATTATCAGGTGTTAATCAATAGTTTTGATGGTTTGATGGATTTATTGGAATCATTTACTCTAAAATAA
- a CDS encoding Rne/Rng family ribonuclease — translation MKRMLINATQAEELRVALVDGQTLYDLDIETPQQKKKKANIYKGTVTRIEPSLEAAFVDYGADRHGFLPFKEVAEEYYPNGQTDHNLSINQVLKEGQEIIIQVQKEERGNKGAALTTQITLAGPYVVMMPNNPKAGGISRRIDGDDRSSLRDTLKNIDIPDSMGLIVRTAGVDKSQEELQWGINYLIQLWDAIKQTATEKPAPFLIHQESDIVTLAIRDYLRQDIGEILIDDMDTFYRARDFIQQVMPQQVNKVKPYQDKIPLFTRFQIESQIESAYQREVVLPSGGVIVIDITEALTAIDINSSRSTKGGDIEETAFHTNMEAATEIARQLRLRDLGGLVVIDFIDMHSSRHQREVENQMRDAVKSDRARVQIGKISRFGLLEMSRQRLRPSIEESSQIVCPRCKGVGVIRGVESLALSLLRLLEEEAMKEGTRRITVQLPVDVATFLLNEKRAQIIKTEDRYHLHILIVPNEHLETPQYIIERSRVGESDTIETSYQVKTIIEKELPSFESAQHNKEEPALKNTLPSTPPPLPTPANSTTTSEPGLLVKLWNWLFKQPETTAKAPQTKKREEDNERNSRRGNSRRRGNGRRRTNDDTQENNDQTPAKHEPKKSETRSSRAERNDNREAKKDTPKPRSENRQASSAKDEVKPVQQAQQASENIEKPSIKADSTEKDQTTSTNSNDQREPRRRRSRYNSRSSLNRRRAPRDAESLSVATLNGDTDNNQEPIKESSPSPVAAPAAPAAPAAPAAPAAPAAPAAPAAPAAPAAPAAPAEQSSTDSKPSNP, via the coding sequence ATGAAAAGAATGCTCATTAACGCCACCCAAGCTGAAGAGCTCAGAGTTGCGCTGGTCGATGGCCAAACCCTCTACGACCTAGACATTGAAACACCCCAACAAAAAAAGAAAAAAGCAAATATTTACAAAGGCACCGTTACCCGCATTGAACCTAGTCTAGAAGCCGCATTTGTTGATTATGGGGCTGACCGCCACGGGTTTCTACCATTCAAAGAAGTCGCTGAAGAATACTATCCAAACGGTCAAACTGACCACAACCTATCGATTAACCAAGTGTTAAAAGAAGGCCAAGAGATTATTATTCAAGTACAAAAAGAGGAAAGAGGCAACAAGGGTGCCGCACTAACAACACAAATTACACTTGCTGGGCCCTATGTTGTTATGATGCCCAACAACCCGAAAGCTGGTGGCATTTCTCGACGTATAGATGGTGATGATCGAAGCAGTCTGCGCGATACCCTGAAAAACATTGATATCCCTGATAGCATGGGGCTGATTGTTAGAACTGCAGGGGTCGACAAAAGCCAAGAAGAATTACAATGGGGTATTAACTACCTGATCCAACTCTGGGATGCAATTAAACAAACTGCGACAGAAAAACCTGCGCCCTTTTTAATACATCAAGAATCGGACATTGTTACCTTAGCGATTCGTGACTATTTGCGTCAGGATATTGGCGAAATACTTATCGACGATATGGATACCTTTTATCGAGCGCGTGACTTCATTCAACAGGTTATGCCACAACAGGTTAATAAGGTTAAACCCTACCAAGACAAAATTCCTCTTTTCACACGCTTTCAAATTGAATCACAAATTGAATCGGCCTATCAGCGTGAAGTCGTCCTCCCTTCGGGTGGAGTGATTGTTATTGACATTACCGAAGCATTGACTGCGATTGATATTAACTCCAGCCGATCAACCAAAGGTGGGGATATCGAAGAAACCGCCTTTCATACCAACATGGAAGCAGCTACTGAGATCGCACGCCAATTGCGTTTACGTGATCTAGGGGGATTGGTTGTCATTGATTTCATTGACATGCATTCATCTCGCCACCAACGTGAAGTAGAAAATCAAATGCGTGATGCGGTGAAGTCGGATCGCGCGCGCGTGCAAATTGGCAAAATATCCCGTTTCGGCCTACTTGAAATGTCTCGCCAACGTCTACGTCCTTCAATTGAAGAATCGAGTCAAATTGTTTGCCCACGCTGTAAAGGTGTTGGTGTCATTCGTGGGGTTGAATCACTGGCACTCTCACTTCTTCGATTACTTGAAGAAGAGGCCATGAAAGAAGGAACACGCCGCATTACCGTTCAACTACCCGTTGATGTTGCAACCTTCCTTCTTAATGAAAAACGCGCTCAAATTATCAAAACTGAAGATCGTTATCATCTTCATATTTTAATTGTGCCTAATGAACATCTTGAAACGCCTCAATACATTATTGAACGCTCACGTGTCGGTGAATCAGATACAATAGAAACAAGCTATCAAGTAAAAACCATCATTGAAAAGGAATTACCTAGCTTCGAATCCGCTCAACATAACAAAGAAGAGCCTGCGCTTAAAAATACCTTGCCTAGCACACCCCCTCCTTTGCCTACGCCTGCAAACTCTACCACCACAAGTGAACCTGGTCTGCTAGTAAAATTATGGAATTGGTTATTTAAGCAACCTGAAACGACTGCAAAAGCTCCGCAAACAAAAAAACGTGAGGAAGACAACGAACGTAACAGTCGTCGAGGCAATAGTCGCCGTCGAGGCAATGGACGTCGCCGAACAAACGATGACACCCAAGAAAATAACGACCAGACTCCCGCTAAGCATGAGCCAAAAAAATCCGAAACACGTTCTTCACGTGCGGAACGAAATGACAATAGGGAAGCAAAAAAAGATACACCTAAGCCTAGATCTGAAAATCGTCAAGCAAGTTCAGCAAAAGATGAAGTTAAACCAGTTCAGCAAGCTCAACAAGCTTCAGAAAATATTGAAAAGCCTTCAATTAAGGCTGATTCAACTGAAAAAGATCAAACAACTTCAACGAATAGCAATGATCAACGTGAACCAAGACGACGTCGCAGCCGTTACAATAGTCGCAGCTCGCTAAACCGTCGACGCGCTCCTCGTGATGCCGAGTCGTTAAGCGTGGCAACACTAAATGGTGACACAGATAATAATCAAGAACCAATAAAAGAAAGCAGTCCTAGCCCAGTAGCGGCTCCAGCGGCTCCAGCGGCTCCAGCGGCTCCAGCGGCTCCAGCGGCTCCAGCGGCTCCAGCGGCTCCAGCGGCTCCAGCGGCTCCAGCGGCTCCAGCGGCTCCAGCGGAGCAGTCTAGCACTGACTCAAAACCAAGCAACCCTTAA
- a CDS encoding RluA family pseudouridine synthase — protein sequence MSKVRFLEVTSEEVGQRLDNFLLKHLRKVPKMLVYRIIRKGEVRVNKGRAQPSQRLVLGDLVRVPPVAMAESGEVVTPPKTQQDKIEGLILYEDDDLLVINKPSGMAVHGGSGVSWGLVELVRNLREDARRVELVHRLDRDTSGAIILAKKMSALRSLHEQIRQDQVEKRYVTLLAGQWPKAKQKVDLPLLKNTLRSGERMVEVSPDGKPCLSYFFLQQQFKDAALMEVKLVTGRTHQIRVHARAQGCPVIGDEKYGFDEVNKLFKEWGMARLALHAKRLVFKQPSTQQTIEIEAPLFGDFTRIIKRLEQEGD from the coding sequence ATGTCAAAGGTTAGGTTTTTAGAAGTGACTTCTGAAGAGGTTGGGCAGCGTTTAGATAATTTCTTGCTTAAGCACTTGCGTAAAGTTCCAAAGATGCTGGTTTATAGAATTATTCGTAAGGGAGAAGTGCGTGTAAATAAAGGCCGTGCTCAGCCCAGTCAGCGTTTGGTACTGGGTGATTTGGTCCGTGTGCCACCGGTTGCTATGGCTGAATCCGGCGAAGTTGTCACGCCACCGAAAACCCAGCAAGACAAGATTGAGGGATTAATCCTTTATGAAGACGATGATCTGTTGGTGATTAACAAGCCTTCTGGTATGGCCGTGCATGGAGGTAGTGGTGTCAGTTGGGGGTTGGTTGAATTGGTGCGTAACCTGCGTGAAGATGCTCGTAGGGTTGAGCTGGTGCACCGTTTGGATCGTGATACCTCAGGCGCTATTATCTTGGCAAAGAAAATGTCTGCACTTAGGAGTCTGCATGAGCAGATTCGACAAGATCAAGTGGAAAAACGTTATGTAACACTGTTAGCGGGTCAATGGCCAAAAGCTAAACAAAAAGTTGATCTTCCTTTATTGAAAAATACTCTGCGGTCAGGGGAGCGTATGGTTGAAGTCTCGCCTGACGGTAAGCCTTGTCTGAGTTACTTTTTTCTTCAGCAGCAATTTAAGGATGCGGCTTTAATGGAGGTTAAGTTGGTGACCGGGCGAACTCATCAAATTAGAGTGCATGCGCGGGCACAAGGCTGTCCAGTGATTGGTGACGAGAAGTATGGTTTTGATGAGGTGAATAAGTTATTTAAGGAATGGGGGATGGCGCGTTTAGCCTTGCATGCAAAACGCTTGGTGTTTAAGCAGCCTTCCACACAGCAAACCATTGAGATTGAAGCGCCTTTGTTCGGTGATTTTACTCGAATAATAAAAAGATTGGAGCAAGAGGGTGATTAG